In Oryza sativa Japonica Group chromosome 11, ASM3414082v1, the following are encoded in one genomic region:
- the LOC107276931 gene encoding uncharacterized protein, with protein MATATAFDNLVTLLEAYQRLGDSDDDDGDGGIDRPAAAANGDGGDGEGDGEEEDSDALSQYASFLLGNGDNGGGSGQGGAEHGEVRNGDDDDGGGFAMGAVESHSYEDTIIVGSTDDAGSSLHHGDDELPVPLPPAELPPPGSAGNAPPAPLEAMTMSFLQEAAMRRRQGTTNGDGQTILIQRLGELLRAYRANAAGGANGGGAPRSGRQRPASAAAVAALEKRKHGCGGGGGAAAQCVICIEDYEVGDDISVMPCSYGHSFHHACLADWLARSRFCPLCRHKLPAADDDDQDDAPDGQAP; from the coding sequence ATGGCGACCGCCACCGCGTTCGACAACTTAGTGACGCTACTAGAAGCTTACCAACGCCTCGgagacagcgacgacgacgacggcgacggcggcattgatcgtcctgccgccgccgctaatggcgacggcggcgacggggaaggAGACGGCGAGGAAGAAGACAGCGACGCGCTGAGCCAGTATGCCAGTTTCCTACTCGGGAACGGCGACAATGGAGGTGGATCAGGGCAAGGAGGAGCCGAGCATGGCGAGGTCCGcaatggcgacgacgacgacggcggcggcttcgccATGGGCGCCGTTGAGAGTCACAGCTACGAGGACACCATTATCGTAGGCAGCACGGACGACGCCGGCTCAAGCCTCCATCACGGAGACGACGAGCTCCCGGTTCCGCTTCCGCCGGCCGAACTTCCGCCGCCCGGTTCCGCCGGCaatgcgccgccggcgccattggaAGCGATGACGATGAGCTTCTTGCAAGAAGCGGCGATGAGGCGGCGACAAGGCACCACCAATGGCGACGGACAAACCATTCTCATCCAAAGGCTTGGCGAGCTACTACGGGCTTACCGCGccaacgccgccggcggcgcaaacggcggcggcgcccccagGTCCGGAAGACAACGGCCGGcctcggcagcggcggtggcggcgctggagaAGCGCAAGCACGGctgcgggggcggcggcggggctgcgGCGCAATGCGTGATATGCATCGAGGATTACGAGGTGGGCGATGACATCAGCGTGATGCCGTGCTCGTACGGGCACAGCTTCCACCATGCGTGCCTCGCCGACTGGCTGGCGCGGAGCCGCTTCTGCCCGCTGTGCCGCCATAAGctgcccgccgccgacgacgacgaccaagaCGACGCGCCCGACGGACAAGCACCTTAG
- the LOC9269026 gene encoding PAN domain-containing protein At5g03700, which yields MRLDKGDPAIAGVVAALCVASAVMVAVVDGAKGDGRVTQLSNGFTARHSPDAPAPFEPVLYAANGAFAFGFLRVGAASLDLAVVHLASSFPVWRATPARVGDWSRPATLTFDTGLVLAGADDAAGVLWQTLNAIGDTVVLLNSSNLVVRRFAETRPAWQSFDNPSDTLVLDQNLTVSSPPLISGNRRFALRLAKTYMSLHMEFYGGRATPMYWQHTALEAQPENATQPPVYGCLDGRGFFGLYLQGSGEKVDVLSFDTFVQNLTGAFRRMTLEDDGNLRAYYWTDDAKAWTADYKAITAPCELPTSCGAYGLCVPGGGEAKCQCLTNSTATSPPCSAEETTDLCGDGDSDGGQVFDEVRLKRVSVAYKERLPFEANATAEQCEQACAGNCSCWGAVHSGASGYCYLLDFPVETMVYEADDRKVGYFKVRRPPRSSTRRGMSPGAKAVTAALSLILASLAVAGAYVGHRLWQRRRRRRRAGGMEQELTSSGPYKDLKSMGSSNSSFKS from the coding sequence ATGAGGTTAGACAAAGGTGATCCGGCGATCGCCGGAGTAGTGGCGGCGCTCTGCGTGGCGTCGGCGGTGATGGTTGCCGTCGTCGACGGCGCCAAGGGAGATGGGCGCGTCACGCAGCTGTCGAATGGCTTCACGGCGAGGCATTCGCCGGACGCGCCGGCGCCGTTCGAGCCGGTGCTGTACGCGGCCAACGGCGCCTTCGCCTTCGGGTTCCTCCGCGTCGGCGCGGCGTCGCTGGACCTCGCCGTGGTGCACCTCGCCTCGTCATTCCCGGTCTGGCGCGCCACGCCGGCGCGCGTCGGGGACTGGTCGCGCCCGGCGACGCTCACCTTCGACACCGgcctcgtcctcgccggcgccgacgacgccgccggcgtgctGTGGCAGACGCTGAACGCCATCGGCGACACCGTCGTGCTGCTCAACTCGTCCAACCTCGTCGTCCGGCGGTTCGCGGAGACGCGGCCGGCGTGGCAGAGCTTCGACAACCCGTCGGACACGCTCGTCCTGGACCAGAACCTCAccgtgtcgtcgccgccgctcatcTCCGGGAACCGCCGCTTCGCGCTGCGGCTCGCCAAGACGTACATGTCGCTGCACATGGAGTTCTACGGCGGGAGGGCGACGCCGATGTACTGGCAGCACACGGCGCTCGAGGCGCAGCCGGAGAACGCCACGCAGCCGCCGGTGTACGGCTGCCTCGACGGCCGGGGCTTCTTCGGGCTGTACCTCCAGGGCAGCGGCGAGAAGGTCGACGTGCTGTCGTTCGACACGTTCGTGCAGAACCTCACCGGCGCGTTCCGGCGGATGACGCtggaggacgacggcaacctCCGCGCGTACTACTGGACCGACGACGCCAAGGCATGGACCGCCGACTACAAGGCCATCACGGCGCCGTGCGAGCTGCCGACCTCGTGCGGCGCGTACGGCCTGtgcgtccccggcggcggcgaggccaagTGCCAGTGCCTCACCAACAGCACCGCGACCTCCCCACCGTGCAGCGCCGAGGAAACCACCGACctctgcggcgacggcgacagcgacggcggccaGGTGTTCGACGAGGTCCGGCTGAAGCGGGTGTCCGTGGCGTACAAGGAGCGGCTGCCGTTCGAGGCGAACGCGACGGCGGAGCAGTGCGAGCAGGCGTGCGCCGGCAACTGCAGCTGCTGGGGCGCGGTGCACAGCGGCGCGAGCGGCTACTGCTACCTCCTCGACTTCCCCGTGGAGACGATGGTGTACGAGGCCGACGACCGGAAGGTGGGCTACTTCAAGGTCAGGAGGCCGccgcggagctcgacgcggcgggGCATGTCGCCCGGCGCGAAGGCCGTGACGGCGGCGCTGTCGCTGATCCTGGCGAGCCTGGCCGTCGCCGGAGCGTACGTGGGTCACCGGCTGTGgcagagacggcggcggcggcggcgcgccggggggATGGAGCAGGAGCTGACGTCGTCGGGGCCGTACAAGGACCTCAAGTCCATGGGAAGCTCAAACAGCTCGTTCAAGTCGTGA